The genomic segment tttacacaatttattacaataaatgaaaaataaatttttgggAATTATACAGAGAGAGAGAGAGAGAGAGAGTTAATTTTGATACTTTaactttttgtttaaatataataattgaatAAACTTGAAACAATAgatattgtttaaatatcagaaatattatttaaatgttaatatcattgttatcaaattttaattaatagtGTCTATATTTCTAAATTGAGACCACAATtgaatttttcattttcctgtaaaatattttcttatcaaaaaaaaaaaaatgaatgaaGTATTTATTTGCATGTATGAACGTAGGTTTGATCTTTGCATATATCACAAACAACTTTACAACACCATTGAAATTTACAATTACATTTTGTCTCAACTTCTTCAATATAAGAATTATATCCACGTCCACAACAAAGTAAATCACATGAATCTGGCCCTTGTGAATCTTTATTACATATTCTACCTTCTGTACCTATAGTACCAGTCGTATTATCACTACGACAATAATCAGGactattttgtaaaaatactAACTCAGTTTGAAGTTGATTTCttgtctttttatttttttcaataccTCTTTTCTCAACATGTGCTACTATTTGCATATTTCCTCTAGAATTAATTTGTATTCTTCTTGCTGAGCGATACTTTGATTGAAGTATATTACCTATTTGTCTTAAACTTGGCATTTGCATCCAACACGTCTTCAAATTACATGATCCTGATACACCATGACATTTACATTTTGGTTTTGTatgtctttttaaaattttcctACCAACATCATTATTCCATCTATTCATTAAAGAAATACCTTTAGCATCATTATTAATCAtactattttctttttccCTAACATCAATAAAATCTTTAGAAAATCTATAACCATAATCAATGTTATCACCACATCCTGACCATGCCCAATCTTCTTTTAGACCATTTGGTTTAGGAGTATTTGCACAACCACATGATTCAATATAACCTAATCTACATTTTCTTCCTATTTCATAAGTAACTGATGCAGCTAAAATAGCATGTGTAAATGCAGCTTCACGAGTTCCtactttatttattgatGGTGTTGTACGATTTGTTGGTGGTGCTGAACAATTCCATcgatcatttttaaattgatgtGTACAttcctaaaaaaataattttttttttaaataaaaataaatatattttttatgcttaattttatctgataaaaaaattttgctcttcaacatttattatttataaatattgaaaaatggaaaaaaatagcaaaagtttttgtttttataacaaaactataaatggttttaaaataaattgtattaaaaagataaaaataacaactCAATTAATCAagataattataaagaattattaattgaaagctttaaaaaaaaacgcTAATAacttaaaagtataaaataatacttaatgtcaaaaaaaaatgtttttaggacatataaatataagattaattaaaaaagaatataagataatttataataataaaaaagactACTTACCTCAATAGCTAAAGTAGCTCCTTGATTAACAGCTGGCATATGATCTTTAAAAAGTTCGCAAATTCTAGCCTGTCCGGGTGATAATCCTTCAAGTGCCATACATGATGGTCGTAGATCTCTGTTAACTTTATAGTTATATGAACCAAAAGCATGTAATGATGTCCACCAAGCTGGTTCATCAACCAACATCCCTTCAACCAGTAGGGGTATGGTAGAgagtaataatattataatgtaaATTGATTGATAAAAAAGTGACAACATTTGTGTAatcatcaaatatttttagaaatattaaaaataaaaaatttttagtatataatattatgaataattctttcttttttatctgttattttcttaatttatatctccttcttcaaaaaaaaaagataataaaaaaatacaaataaattttttgttagaaaaatatttcttttaaaaaaagattaattaagtttatttagcttaaatgaatttatttttagattataATCATCCAATTAAATACCATAAAactttcttattttaatttgtaaaaaagtaatttttaaacatatatatatatatatatatatatatatagaatatctatataatatatataaatattgttagTAAGGGATAATTATATAGATATTGTAAATACAATTGATAACTGAAATTGAGTATTTGATAAGTGGATTAtagtatataatatataatgtgTTAAGtgtcaaaataaaatcaacatttaatttatttaaaatgattttatcaattaaattattatatttatatggtaaaatattggaaaaaaaagaatatttagataaaataaaatgtttttaatatattttaaagatgtttatatataaaatatttgaataaagttaaaaattatataaccattttttttattgtcaaaaaaaaatgacttttgtttaaataagaatgattaattaaatcaacaataatatatattattacataaaaaaaatgattgttTTATGAAACTTTTGCCGACAtgacatttattatataaatattataattatattatatttttttttgttatctaaaaaattacaatatattaaatattaaaataatattaatattataaataaaaataaataacaatgtataataattatttttataaaaaagaatattaaaaagtattttaaaatataacatttaatgTTTGTCACCTACTTTATATGagtttaaaatgttattatttaagtattagaaatttatattagttataaatataattaggAGATATAGTTTACACTTTAGCTAATCTGAGCGGTCATtgaactaaaaatatatttctttaaatgttTTGATCTTTCCGTATTAAGAGGGAGTTTCTATTTACGATGACCATATTTTATGAAGAATGATGATAGATTAAAAGAAAGAGTGTGAAAGAATATAGTTAAAGAATATACttataaatagatataaCTATTTGTCAATCACGGCATAAatgaagtaaaaaaataaatatcgtCTGTTTTGTAGAATGTGTATTACGTAATTGTAATTGATCATACACTCCCTTTATATTTCACTTTTAACGAAAgagttttaataatttaaaatgaaataaagaactaaaatatatataatatatataatgttttagTTTCTTAAAAACAGCatgaagtaaaaaaataatcctGAGAATGAAAAGATTAAGGATAATAAATGATTAGAtgttttgtaataaaaaatagataattcaaagataatatttaatttgatcatataaaatattaatcttatatatattataaaaataatattattattatgaaacATTTAACTAATGAtactaaataaattttatctaatataattaagaatagtaataatattaagaGAGGAAATACTAAAGAATGTTGTAtgagtaaaaaaaagaagaaaaaatattcatcttGATATGAGAGATAGAATTGAAAAGAAACAAATTTTTGTGGTACTTGAAAGATAAGAACTGTTTACTGGATATTTtaagttattatttataattactaTTAAGATAGTATCattagaaaaagaattaaGAAAGAGATAAATATGGTTTCTTGtgaaaataatacttttttaatagctagtctttaactaaaattttaataaatatattttcatatactttttgtaattaataattaaaaataaatttataaaataaaaaaaaaaattgtaagtttaaaaaaaaaataattattatgaaataaaaaaaaaaacaattttaatatgtctaatttttatttataaattttaaaaaatatattattaaatataactatcgtaagctatatttttttattattaaattaatttaaatttgttagTTGGTATATGatgtgataaaaataaaaagactGTTAtgtgtatatatttattggcAATAACgaattaatgttaaaacaTCATAC from the Strongyloides ratti genome assembly S_ratti_ED321, chromosome : X genome contains:
- a CDS encoding Protein Wnt-4, encoding MLVDEPAWWTSLHAFGSYNYKVNRDLRPSCMALEGLSPGQARICELFKDHMPAVNQGATLAIEECTHQFKNDRWNCSAPPTNRTTPSINKVGTREAAFTHAILAASVTYEIGRKCRLGYIESCGCANTPKPNGLKEDWAWSGCGDNIDYGYRFSKDFIDVREKENSMINNDAKGISLMNRWNNDVGRKILKRHTKPKCKCHGVSGSCNLKTCWMQMPSLRQIGNILQSKYRSARRIQINSRGNMQIVAHVEKRGIEKNKKTRNQLQTELVFLQNSPDYCRSDNTTGTIGTEGRICNKDSQGPDSCDLLCCGRGYNSYIEEVETKCNCKFQWCCKVVCDICKDQTYVHTCK